The Deinococcus hopiensis KR-140 sequence CTGGGACGCCTGCATCGACGTGAGCGGCTACACACCTCGGCAGGTCCGCGCCAGCGCCGAGGAATTGCGGGACCGGGTGGGCCGTTACGTCTTCGTCAGCACCGTCAGCGTCTACGCCGAGCAGAGCCGCCACCCCGTGCGCGAGGAAGACCCCCTCCTTCCCCACGCCGCTGAGGACGTGACCGAGGTAACGGGCGAGACCTACGGCCCGCTGAAGGTGACCTGCGAGGGGATCGTGGAGGAGGTCTACGGCCCGAGTGCCACCCTGCTCCGTCCCGAGATTCTGGCCGGACCCCATGACCACACGGCCCGCTATACGTACTGGATTGACCGAATCGCGGAGGGTGGCCCCTTTCTGGCTCCGGGCGACGGCTCAGACTTTGTGCAAGTCATCGACGCCCGCGACTTCGCCCGCTTTACCGTGCGCGTCCTGGAAGAGGATCGGCCGGGCACCTTCAACCTCGCTGGGCCGCGCCTGACCTGGCAGGAGTTTGTGAACGTGGTGCAGGA is a genomic window containing:
- a CDS encoding NAD-dependent epimerase/dehydratase family protein encodes the protein MTHTGQSILVLGGTQFVGRHIVEALLAAGHRVSVLTRGRTTDQLPGEVERLRGDRNEGAAGLTALGNRTWDACIDVSGYTPRQVRASAEELRDRVGRYVFVSTVSVYAEQSRHPVREEDPLLPHAAEDVTEVTGETYGPLKVTCEGIVEEVYGPSATLLRPEILAGPHDHTARYTYWIDRIAEGGPFLAPGDGSDFVQVIDARDFARFTVRVLEEDRPGTFNLAGPRLTWQEFVNVVQEATGVRAEPIWAGQEALKARGVAWYELPIWIPVGSEQGGLMDVSNEKALAAGLTLTDPLTTARDTRAWSAAYPQKILFSREHEGEILAIVAPKPL